One Longimicrobiales bacterium DNA window includes the following coding sequences:
- a CDS encoding thymidine kinase, with translation MDYAGKGGWIEVVSGVMFSGKSEELLRRIRRATLARHQVQVFKSHLDERYGGLQMVSTHNGGRIESEPISSSVEVMERLRPGTGVVGIDEVQFLDNGIVDVANALADAGIRVIAAGTDMDFRGEPFGPIGALLAVAERIDKLQAICVRCGQLATRNQRLINGRPAPAEGPTIQVGGLESYEARCRACHEVPSLGRAQISLLDG, from the coding sequence ATGGATTACGCAGGAAAGGGTGGCTGGATCGAGGTCGTGAGCGGCGTGATGTTCAGCGGCAAGTCGGAGGAGCTGCTGCGTCGCATCCGCCGGGCTACGCTGGCCCGCCACCAGGTACAGGTCTTCAAGTCCCACCTGGACGAGCGTTACGGCGGTCTCCAGATGGTGAGCACGCACAACGGCGGCCGCATCGAGTCGGAACCGATATCGAGCTCCGTCGAGGTGATGGAGCGGCTACGGCCCGGAACGGGCGTGGTCGGCATCGATGAGGTACAGTTCCTCGACAACGGCATCGTCGACGTGGCCAACGCCCTGGCGGACGCGGGGATACGCGTGATCGCCGCAGGAACCGATATGGACTTCCGCGGGGAGCCGTTCGGTCCGATCGGCGCATTGCTGGCTGTCGCGGAGCGGATCGACAAGCTCCAGGCGATCTGCGTGAGGTGCGGTCAGCTGGCCACGCGCAACCAGCGACTCATCAACGGGCGGCCTGCGCCCGCAGAGGGCCCGACCATCCAGGTTGGCGGGCTTGAATCCTATGAGGCTCGCTGCCGGGCATGCCACGAGGTGCCCTCCCTCGGACGCGCCCAGATTTCCCTGCTCGACGGCTGA
- a CDS encoding HD domain-containing phosphohydrolase has translation MNRERDWFASTRILIVEDDAEVQRVLERMLRSSGFGHVTGVRDAEMALDVWATLPPDLILMDLHLPGTSGFDFLERIREEDGGAEFLPVIMLTGDVSPEVRRRALDLGAHDFLTKPFDVAEVLLRIRNLLRTRLLNRRLLDTNSILEARVRERTRTLEESRREALEHLARAAEFRDDVTGQHTQRVGSLSADIADVLGWDPLEVELIRNAAPLHDIGKIGIPDAILMKPGSLTPEEFDVMKTHTTIGGSILAGSQAPVFVLAREIALSHHERWDGSGYPVGAQGERIALSGRIVCAADVYDALTHERPYKHAMPADQALAEITSQAGRHFDPAVAAALEHVFETRAQSETT, from the coding sequence ATGAATCGGGAACGGGACTGGTTCGCCTCCACGCGAATCCTCATAGTCGAGGATGACGCCGAGGTGCAGAGGGTACTCGAACGAATGCTGCGAAGCAGCGGGTTCGGTCACGTTACGGGGGTGCGTGACGCGGAAATGGCGCTCGACGTATGGGCCACCCTGCCGCCCGACCTCATACTGATGGATCTCCACCTGCCCGGTACGAGCGGCTTCGACTTCCTCGAGCGGATCCGCGAGGAGGACGGCGGAGCCGAGTTTCTGCCCGTGATCATGCTGACCGGCGATGTGAGCCCGGAGGTCCGTCGGCGCGCCCTGGATCTCGGAGCTCACGACTTCCTCACCAAACCGTTCGATGTGGCCGAGGTTCTTCTCCGCATCCGCAACCTGCTGCGCACGCGACTGCTGAACCGGCGCCTGCTCGACACCAACAGCATACTCGAGGCGCGGGTGCGCGAACGTACGCGCACGCTGGAAGAGTCGCGTCGTGAAGCCCTCGAGCACCTGGCGCGGGCTGCGGAGTTCCGGGACGATGTGACCGGTCAGCACACGCAGCGTGTCGGCAGCCTCTCGGCGGACATCGCCGACGTGCTCGGGTGGGATCCCCTCGAGGTGGAACTGATCCGCAATGCTGCTCCGTTGCACGACATCGGCAAGATCGGCATTCCCGACGCCATCCTGATGAAGCCGGGCAGCCTTACACCTGAAGAGTTCGATGTCATGAAGACACACACCACCATTGGCGGGTCGATCCTCGCCGGTAGCCAGGCACCCGTATTCGTGCTGGCACGCGAGATCGCGCTTTCCCACCACGAGCGTTGGGATGGGTCAGGCTACCCGGTCGGTGCACAGGGTGAGCGGATCGCTCTGTCGGGGCGGATTGTCTGTGCAGCCGATGTCTATGACGCGCTCACTCACGAGCGTCCTTACAAGCATGCGATGCCGGCCGATCAGGCGCTGGCCGAGATCACGTCACAGGCGGGGCGGCACTTCGATCCGGCCGTTGCTGCGGCCCTCGAGCATGTATTCGAAACGCGCGCGCAAAGTGAAACGACGTGA